One window from the genome of Sphaerotilus microaerophilus encodes:
- a CDS encoding Wzz/FepE/Etk N-terminal domain-containing protein, whose protein sequence is MSNETLPESPHRSESPDEESSISAIDILLILLAHKKLLTIFPLAVGAVVLGLSFLIKPVFTANTLMLPPQQQQSSAVAALLGAAGGMAGALSGVAGLKNPSDQWIALLKSRPIADAIVSEFKLREVYESEYQFQARNALAGNTRITSGKDNLITIEVDDEVPERAAKIANRYITQLQEMTKTLGVTEAAQRRLFFERQLLDVKDKLVKAEVALKDSGVGKDVLKINPEAAVGRVAQVQATIAAQEIRLSVMRGTMTESNPEYRSATAELQSLRAQLKALERDNSQEPDGKSNEYISKYREFKYFETLFEIFSRQYEMARADEASNGAVLQVVAIAEIPEYKSKPKRGLLAITAALLTFIVCLLWLMARRALARMAETPEGAQKLAALRASFGLRRATIRA, encoded by the coding sequence ATGTCGAACGAAACACTCCCAGAGTCACCACACCGGTCCGAATCACCTGACGAAGAATCATCGATCTCGGCCATCGACATACTGCTGATCCTTCTAGCTCACAAGAAGTTGCTGACTATTTTTCCGCTGGCAGTAGGTGCCGTGGTGCTGGGCTTGAGCTTCCTTATCAAACCTGTATTCACTGCCAATACCCTGATGCTACCGCCGCAGCAGCAGCAAAGTAGCGCAGTCGCCGCGTTGCTTGGTGCAGCAGGCGGGATGGCAGGTGCATTGAGCGGCGTCGCCGGCTTGAAAAATCCGAGTGACCAATGGATTGCATTGTTGAAAAGCCGCCCGATCGCTGACGCCATCGTCTCGGAATTCAAGTTGCGTGAAGTCTATGAAAGCGAATACCAGTTTCAGGCGCGCAATGCCCTTGCAGGCAACACCCGCATCACATCAGGAAAAGACAATCTGATCACCATTGAGGTCGATGACGAAGTACCCGAGCGGGCCGCAAAGATCGCCAACAGGTACATCACTCAACTCCAGGAAATGACCAAGACGTTGGGCGTCACGGAAGCCGCACAGCGGCGGCTGTTTTTTGAGCGCCAACTGCTTGATGTCAAGGACAAGCTTGTCAAAGCCGAAGTCGCATTGAAGGACAGTGGCGTCGGAAAGGACGTGCTAAAAATCAACCCTGAAGCCGCTGTGGGTCGTGTCGCCCAAGTTCAAGCCACAATCGCTGCTCAAGAAATCCGGCTCTCGGTCATGCGAGGCACCATGACCGAGAGCAACCCTGAATACCGATCGGCGACGGCAGAACTTCAATCACTGCGGGCCCAGCTCAAGGCGCTGGAGCGAGACAACTCGCAGGAGCCTGATGGCAAGAGCAACGAGTACATTTCAAAGTACCGTGAATTCAAGTATTTCGAGACATTATTCGAAATATTTTCCCGGCAATACGAAATGGCAAGAGCCGATGAAGCCAGCAACGGTGCTGTCCTGCAGGTGGTCGCTATCGCCGAAATTCCAGAATACAAGTCCAAGCCAAAGCGCGGATTGCTCGCTATAACAGCTGCCCTCCTGACTTTCATCGTCTGTCTGCTGTGGTTGATGGCCCGTCGCGCGTTGGCCCGAATGGCCGAGACACCTGAAGGCGCCCAGAAGTTGGCCGCCCTGCGCGCATCGTTTGGTCTGCGCCGCGCGACCATTCGAGCCTGA
- a CDS encoding SLBB domain-containing protein has translation MRSLLLRPLVLLLLASPLAHAQTAVAVGFAGSAGAATPGAASMATQGMASPAGSTAPAGAITITNNPSGNPTPGDGKAQRPAESRPADVPSDTPSGAQRELAQENEFQRFVYNATGQKLPLFGQPYFAGADRSFAPVESVPVPTDYVLGPGDELYIRAWGSIDVDYRATIDRNGQINIPRIGTMGVAGIKAGDVEAHLRTQVSRVFRNFSLNVTLGQLRSIQVFVVGQARRPGNYTISSLSTLVSAVFASGGPAQNGSMRKIQLRRDRKVIAELDLYDFIIHGNKDRDVRLLPGDVIVYTAAGPRVAVLGAVDTPAIYELQPQGEALERVLGYGGGTRASTNPRSAQLESIDASQPRAPRTVATLDLAQAGRTLLKDGDIVTLFGVAPQFANAITLRGNVAAPLRYPYSPGMRISQLIPDRDALITPDYYVRKNKLVQFTNGSDVSTQQLTRDVKNIVDEPNWEYAAIERIDPKTLAMQLIPFNLGKAVIDRDPAHDLALQPGDVVTVFARQDIRNPVSKQTRLVRVEGEIAAPGIYQIQPGETLPQLVQRAGGMTPEAYVFGTEFAREETRRQQQIALDDAIKRLEAQLASEGATAAANLSATDAQAANQLRQAQAEARKAQITRLKGLKSTGRIALELPSSATPSDLPDLPLEDGDRVSVPARPAFVFAVGAVANNNAILWRSGRKMRDYLDVAGVDADADMGNSFIVRADGTVLHASRRGWFNDLEGTELMPGDTLVVPEKGNRETFWTAFTRGLKDWSQILYQFGLAAAAIQTLRN, from the coding sequence ATGCGCTCGCTCCTCCTTCGTCCGCTCGTATTGCTGCTGCTCGCCTCGCCCCTGGCACACGCCCAGACGGCAGTCGCCGTCGGCTTCGCGGGCTCTGCCGGTGCAGCGACACCGGGCGCCGCGTCCATGGCAACGCAGGGCATGGCGTCGCCGGCCGGCAGCACAGCGCCTGCGGGCGCCATCACCATCACCAACAACCCCAGCGGCAACCCCACACCGGGCGATGGCAAGGCCCAGCGTCCAGCGGAGTCCCGCCCGGCCGACGTTCCCAGCGATACGCCGAGTGGCGCACAGCGCGAATTGGCGCAGGAAAACGAGTTCCAGCGCTTCGTCTACAACGCAACGGGACAGAAGCTGCCGCTGTTCGGCCAGCCCTACTTTGCCGGGGCCGACCGCAGCTTCGCCCCCGTCGAGAGCGTGCCCGTACCCACCGACTACGTGCTCGGCCCGGGCGACGAGCTGTATATCCGAGCCTGGGGCAGCATCGACGTCGACTACCGCGCCACCATCGACCGCAACGGGCAGATCAACATCCCCCGCATTGGCACCATGGGCGTGGCGGGAATCAAGGCCGGGGACGTCGAGGCCCACCTGCGCACGCAGGTCAGCCGGGTGTTCAGGAACTTCAGCCTCAACGTCACCCTGGGCCAGCTGCGCAGCATCCAGGTCTTCGTCGTCGGGCAGGCGCGCCGGCCCGGAAACTACACCATCAGCAGCCTGTCGACCCTGGTGAGCGCCGTCTTCGCCAGCGGCGGCCCGGCCCAGAACGGCAGCATGCGCAAGATCCAGCTGCGCCGGGACCGCAAGGTCATCGCCGAGTTGGACCTCTACGACTTCATCATCCACGGCAACAAGGACCGGGACGTCCGGCTGCTGCCTGGGGACGTCATCGTCTACACCGCGGCTGGCCCCCGCGTGGCGGTGCTGGGCGCCGTCGACACGCCGGCCATCTACGAGTTGCAGCCGCAGGGCGAGGCCCTGGAGCGCGTGCTCGGCTACGGCGGTGGTACCCGCGCCTCCACCAACCCGCGCTCGGCCCAGCTCGAAAGCATCGACGCCAGCCAGCCCAGGGCACCACGCACCGTCGCCACATTGGACCTGGCCCAGGCGGGGCGCACCTTGCTCAAGGACGGCGACATCGTCACCCTCTTCGGCGTCGCCCCCCAGTTCGCCAACGCCATCACCCTGCGCGGCAACGTCGCGGCCCCCCTGCGCTACCCGTACAGCCCCGGCATGCGCATCAGCCAGCTCATCCCTGACCGGGACGCCCTCATCACCCCGGACTACTACGTTCGCAAGAACAAGCTGGTGCAGTTCACCAACGGCAGCGACGTCAGCACCCAGCAACTCACCCGCGACGTCAAGAACATCGTCGACGAGCCCAACTGGGAATATGCCGCCATCGAGCGCATCGACCCCAAGACGCTTGCGATGCAGCTGATTCCCTTCAACCTCGGCAAGGCCGTGATCGACCGCGACCCGGCCCATGACCTGGCCCTGCAGCCCGGTGACGTTGTGACCGTCTTCGCCCGGCAGGACATCCGCAACCCGGTCTCCAAGCAGACCCGGCTGGTGCGTGTGGAAGGCGAAATCGCCGCGCCCGGCATCTACCAGATCCAGCCCGGTGAAACGCTGCCCCAGCTCGTCCAGCGAGCTGGCGGCATGACCCCCGAGGCCTACGTCTTCGGCACCGAGTTCGCCCGCGAGGAAACCCGCCGCCAGCAGCAGATCGCCCTGGACGACGCCATCAAGCGCCTCGAAGCCCAGTTGGCCAGTGAAGGTGCCACCGCTGCAGCCAACCTGTCCGCCACCGACGCCCAGGCCGCCAATCAGCTCCGCCAGGCACAGGCCGAAGCCCGCAAAGCGCAGATCACACGCCTCAAGGGCCTGAAGTCCACGGGCCGCATCGCACTGGAACTCCCCTCCAGCGCCACCCCGTCCGACCTGCCCGACCTGCCCCTGGAAGACGGCGACCGCGTGAGCGTGCCCGCCCGCCCCGCCTTCGTCTTCGCCGTTGGCGCCGTGGCCAACAACAACGCCATCCTCTGGCGCTCCGGGCGCAAGATGCGTGACTACCTCGACGTGGCCGGCGTCGACGCCGACGCGGACATGGGCAACAGCTTCATCGTGCGCGCCGACGGTACCGTGCTGCACGCCAGCCGACGCGGCTGGTTCAACGACCTGGAAGGCACCGAACTGATGCCGGGCGACACCCTCGTCGTGCCCGAGAAGGGCAACCGCGAGACGTTCTGGACCGCCTTCACGCGGGGGCTAAAGGACTGGTCGCAGATCCTGTATCAGTTTGGCTTGGCAGCAGCGGCGATCCAGACGCTGCGGAATTGA
- a CDS encoding Uma2 family endonuclease — protein sequence MGLALQKQETVGFDRDSYLAWEAEQDAKHEYQRGEIVAMGGARQSHVLVSLRLASLFLRPLDGSPCRTYMSDMKLLIEAADAYFYPDVMVSCSAADRQAELALTAPCLIAEVLSASTAGRDRGAKFVAYRLIPSLRDYLVIDPERRRIELYSRANEGWLLRETGPGEPGLPLDSIGLTLAAEEVFADLPALSAPPGIESDPPHGDDAR from the coding sequence GTGGGACTGGCCTTGCAGAAACAGGAAACCGTTGGCTTCGACCGCGACAGCTACCTGGCGTGGGAAGCCGAGCAGGACGCGAAGCACGAGTACCAGCGCGGCGAAATCGTCGCCATGGGCGGCGCACGCCAAAGCCACGTGCTGGTATCCCTGCGCCTGGCCAGCCTGTTCCTGCGGCCTCTCGATGGCAGCCCCTGCCGAACCTACATGTCCGACATGAAGCTGCTCATCGAAGCGGCCGACGCCTACTTCTACCCCGACGTCATGGTCAGTTGCAGCGCGGCCGACCGCCAGGCCGAACTCGCCCTCACCGCCCCCTGCCTGATCGCCGAAGTGCTGTCAGCCTCCACCGCCGGCCGCGACCGCGGCGCCAAGTTCGTGGCCTACCGCCTCATCCCCAGCCTGCGCGACTACCTGGTCATCGACCCGGAGCGCCGCCGCATCGAACTCTACAGCCGCGCCAACGAGGGCTGGCTGCTGCGCGAAACCGGCCCCGGCGAGCCCGGCCTGCCGCTCGACAGCATCGGCCTGACCCTCGCCGCCGAGGAGGTGTTTGCCGACCTGCCGGCGCTGAGCGCGCCACCAGGCATCGAGTCCGACCCGCCGCACGGCGACGACGCGCGCTGA
- a CDS encoding ABC transporter ATP-binding protein — translation MSAEIGVEPAARLQLRGITKQYPAVRANDGVDLTVAPGQIHAVLGENGAGKSTLMKVIYGAVQPDAGEIRWNGRPVQIASPAQARQLGISMVYQHFSLFDTLTAAENVWLGLDRSLSLAQVSARIREVAGEYGLDVDPARPVHTLSVGERQRVEIVRALLTDPQLLILDEPTSVLTPQAVERLFVTLRQLAADGRSILYISHKLDEIRALCHHCTVLRGGRVTGEVDPTRESNASLSRLMIGAEPPPLQHRPARLGALALQVAGLDLPKGDPFGTTLRQVGFELRGGEVLGVAGVSGNGQQELMAALSGEDMRAPAGSIRLFGADIARASPRRRRQLGLHFVPEERLGRGAVPTLSLAHNLLLTRTEGVAATGWLRLGAVERQAAALIERFKVRAGGPGAAARSLSGGNLQKFIVGREIDAQPKLLIVSQPTWGVDVGAAAQIRAELLALRDAGCAVLVVSEELEELFEICDRLVVIAQGRLSPTIATRDATIEQIGLWMSGLWGEPAAVGTAVREGGPGRVGAC, via the coding sequence ATGTCTGCGGAAATCGGTGTTGAGCCCGCCGCGCGGCTGCAGCTGCGCGGCATCACCAAGCAGTACCCGGCCGTCCGGGCCAATGATGGCGTGGACCTGACGGTCGCGCCCGGGCAGATCCACGCGGTGCTGGGTGAGAACGGCGCGGGCAAGTCCACGCTGATGAAGGTCATCTACGGTGCGGTGCAGCCCGACGCCGGGGAGATCCGCTGGAACGGCCGGCCCGTGCAGATCGCCAGCCCGGCGCAGGCCCGGCAGCTGGGCATCAGCATGGTCTACCAGCACTTCTCGCTGTTCGACACGCTGACGGCGGCGGAGAACGTGTGGCTCGGGCTGGACCGGTCGCTGAGCTTGGCGCAGGTGAGCGCACGCATCCGCGAAGTGGCCGGCGAGTACGGGCTGGACGTGGACCCGGCGCGGCCGGTGCACACGCTGTCGGTGGGGGAGCGCCAGCGGGTGGAGATCGTGCGCGCGCTGCTGACCGACCCGCAGCTGCTGATCCTGGACGAGCCGACCTCGGTGCTGACGCCGCAGGCGGTGGAGCGCCTGTTCGTCACACTGCGCCAGCTGGCCGCGGATGGCCGCTCGATCCTCTACATCAGCCACAAGCTCGACGAGATCCGCGCGCTCTGCCACCACTGCACCGTGCTGCGCGGCGGGCGGGTGACCGGCGAGGTGGACCCGACGCGGGAGAGCAACGCCAGCCTGTCGCGGCTGATGATCGGCGCCGAGCCGCCGCCGCTGCAGCACCGCCCGGCCAGGCTGGGGGCGCTGGCGCTGCAGGTGGCGGGGCTGGACCTGCCGAAGGGCGATCCGTTCGGCACCACGCTGAGGCAGGTCGGCTTCGAGCTGCGCGGGGGTGAGGTCCTGGGCGTGGCGGGGGTGTCGGGCAACGGCCAGCAGGAGCTGATGGCGGCGCTGTCGGGTGAGGACATGCGGGCGCCGGCCGGCTCGATCCGCCTGTTCGGTGCCGACATTGCGCGCGCCTCGCCGCGGCGGCGGCGCCAGCTGGGGCTGCACTTCGTGCCGGAGGAGCGGCTCGGCCGCGGCGCGGTGCCGACGCTGTCGCTGGCGCACAACCTGCTGCTCACGCGCACCGAGGGGGTGGCGGCGACGGGCTGGCTGCGATTGGGGGCGGTGGAGCGCCAGGCGGCGGCACTGATCGAGCGTTTCAAGGTCAGGGCGGGCGGGCCGGGCGCGGCGGCCAGGTCGCTGTCGGGCGGCAACCTGCAGAAGTTCATCGTCGGGCGGGAGATCGATGCGCAGCCGAAGCTGCTGATCGTCAGCCAGCCGACCTGGGGCGTGGACGTGGGGGCGGCGGCGCAGATCCGCGCCGAGCTGCTGGCGCTGCGCGATGCGGGCTGCGCCGTGCTGGTGGTGAGCGAGGAGCTGGAGGAGCTGTTCGAGATCTGCGACCGGCTGGTGGTGATCGCGCAGGGGCGGCTGTCGCCGACGATCGCCACGCGCGACGCGACGATCGAGCAGATCGGCCTGTGGATGTCCGGGCTGTGGGGTGAGCCGGCGGCCGTGGGTACCGCGGTCCGGGAGGGCGGTCCAGGAAGGGTGGGGGCATGTTGA